In the genome of Fervidobacterium nodosum Rt17-B1, the window AATAGCTAAAATAGCCAAAGGAATCACCTCCGGATTGAGTACAGCCTTACAACCTCGCGGTACATAAGAAAACGAGGCAAAACATTTTCCGGCAAGTAAAAAGCTGTACTCTAGTTAGGCAATCTTATTTAAGAGAACAAAGTCTCAAGGAGGGGCAACCTGAAACTATTTTACCAGAGGTGTTAAAAAATATGCATTCAATTTTCAAAGACCAATTTTAATTTTTACCGAACTTATTATACGAGCATTCCTGTAAGGAAAAATAGATTTTGAAAAAAGTATCGCCTCCTGATAATATATAATTACCCCATCACACTAAAATCAGGAGGCGATACCATGGAACAAAAGTATGTTAATCCAAAAGTTTCAAGAATTTCTCAAGACACTCTAATTGTCGGTATTGATGTTGCTAAAAGAAATCATTGGGTTAGGATGACTGATTATCGTGGAATTGATTTGATTAGCCCTTTCAAGATTAATAATACCATAGATGGTATTAAAATGTTAGAGGAAAAAATAAGAATTATTAAGCAAAAGGAAGGGTTAAACAACGTAATCTTAGGCATGGAACCATCAGGGCATTATTGGAAGGTTTTAGCTTGGCAAATGAAATCTAACGAGCAAGTAAATTATCTTGTTGGAGTAAATCCATATCATGTGAAGAAAAGCAAAGAATTTGATGATAACTCACCTAGTAAAAATGACAAGAAAGATGCAGGATTAATAGCCAAATTAATCAAAGATGGAAGATATTTCGATATGCATTTATCAAATGATGTGTATAGTGAGTTAAAAGTATTAACCACGACAAGGGAACAATTAGTAAGTAAGAGAAAAAATTCAAAAAATATTGTAATAGCTATAATAGACGAATACTTTCCTGAGTATAAGAAGATATACAAAAACATATTTTCGGAAGGTTCGATGAAATTATTAAAGACCTATCCATTTCCAGAAGAGATATTAAGAGTTGGAGTAGAAGAAATAGAAAGTGTATTGAAAGAATCGACAAAGGGGAAAGACTGGAAAAGTAGGGCGCGGAAGATATACGAAGCAGCGAGAGAATCGGTAGGAGTAAGAGCAGGGCAAAAAAGTGCGAAAATGAAATTAAGGATGCTATTGGAAGAAATAGAGCTATTAACAAGACAAATTCAAGAGCTAGAAGAAGAGATGAAAAAAATGATAGAAGAAACAGAAGAAGGGGAATATATAGAAAGTGTGCCAGGGATAGGAACGGTAATGACAGCCACGATATTAGGAGAGACAGGAGGGTTAAGCAGGTTTAAAAGCTGGAAACAAATAAGGAAATTAGCTGGATTGAACCTGTACGAAGAAAGTTCTGGAGAACACAAAGGAAAAACGCGGATAACAAAAAGAGGGCGGCCGTTACTGAGGAAAATAATATACTTGATGGCAAAAACGGTGATAAGACATAACCGTGAAATAATGGAAAAATATTTAAAACTGAGGAAAAGAGAAAAAAATCCATTAAAAGAGACACAAGCATTGATAGCAATAGGATTGAAAATGATAAGGATAATATTCAAGTTAGTGAAAAGCAAGACAAGATATGAACCGGAGAGAGTATATGTATAGGTGAGAAAGCCGGTCACCTCCATTAGGAAAGTAACCAGGATACGAGAATAAGCAAACTCACCATACCTCAAATAGGACGAAGGAATGTGAGAGTGTGGAACAAACCAGGTGGGCATAAGAGGGTTAGTTTGAGGGAAAATGGTGGGGAAGTAGTTAAAAAAAATAATCTAAGAAGGAATAAAGCGACATAAAAATAATGAATTAATTCATTAAAGATAAAAAATTAAAATTATTAAGATTTTAGATAAACTCTTTTGGAAAAGAAAGGGAAGTAAGAATTTTTTGAAAAAATAAGAAAAAACGTATTTCAGGAGGCTAATCAAAAATATTTCTTTGA includes:
- a CDS encoding IS110 family transposase, with product MEQKYVNPKVSRISQDTLIVGIDVAKRNHWVRMTDYRGIDLISPFKINNTIDGIKMLEEKIRIIKQKEGLNNVILGMEPSGHYWKVLAWQMKSNEQVNYLVGVNPYHVKKSKEFDDNSPSKNDKKDAGLIAKLIKDGRYFDMHLSNDVYSELKVLTTTREQLVSKRKNSKNIVIAIIDEYFPEYKKIYKNIFSEGSMKLLKTYPFPEEILRVGVEEIESVLKESTKGKDWKSRARKIYEAARESVGVRAGQKSAKMKLRMLLEEIELLTRQIQELEEEMKKMIEETEEGEYIESVPGIGTVMTATILGETGGLSRFKSWKQIRKLAGLNLYEESSGEHKGKTRITKRGRPLLRKIIYLMAKTVIRHNREIMEKYLKLRKREKNPLKETQALIAIGLKMIRIIFKLVKSKTRYEPERVYV